Proteins co-encoded in one Megalops cyprinoides isolate fMegCyp1 chromosome 1, fMegCyp1.pri, whole genome shotgun sequence genomic window:
- the ppm1g gene encoding protein phosphatase 1G translates to MGAYLSQPNTVKSVADGGSKNMSYGYAAMQGWRVSMEDAHNCIPELDDETAMFAVYDGHGGEEVALYCSKYLPEIIKEQTAYKDGKLQKALEDAFLAIDSQMTTEEVIKELAQIAGRPQEEEVKEKVADEDDVDNEEAALLHEEATMTIEELLIRYGQNLNSVKNGKKPCPMAKKKPEEGEKPHSGKDINGEAPCESPEQDSSSSRKAKADSMGGSNTRACQSSGESGVGSCSVEEAKAEGEAGGTGDAGPSCSSSSSQPQWGSKSKFFEDSDESEEGEDAEEDDSEEEDCSEDEGDYSSGEEEDEEEDSDAEDEMCLPGMDGKEEPGADSGTTAVVALIRGKQLIVANAGDSRCVVSERGKAVDMSYDHKPEDELELARIKNAGGKVTMDGRVNGGLNLSRAIGDHFYKRNKTLPPEEQMISALPDVKVLTLNEDHDFMVIACDGIWNVMSSQEVVDFVSKRIKPDENGDVRPLSSIVEELLDHCLAPDTSGDGTGCDNMTCIIITFSPHPCSSQGEGGKKRKPDQSYLEKNGNDSKKTKTE, encoded by the exons ATGGGGGCTTACTTGTCGCAGCCCAACACAGTAAAATCTGTTGCTGACGGAGGCAGCAAAAATATGAGCTACGGATATGCAGCCATGCAAGGCTGGCGCGTTTCTATGGAG GATGCTCACAACTGCATTCCGGAACTGGATGACGAAACTGCCATGTTTGCAGTTTATGATGGACATGGAG GTGAGGAGGTTGCATTGTACTGTTCCAAATACCTGCCTGAAATCATAAAAGAACAAACTGCATACAAAGACGGCAAATTGCAAAAG GCCCTGGAGGATGCATTCCTAGCAATTGACAGCCAGATGACAACTGAGGAAGTGATCAAAGAGCTGGCCCAAATTGCAGGCAGACCACAAGAGGAAGAGGTGAAAGAGAAGGTTGCTGATGAAGACGATG TGGACAATGAGGAAGCTGCACTTTTGCACGAAGAGGCCACCATGACAATCGAGGAGTTACTGATCCGCTATGGGCAGAACTTGAACTCtgtcaaaaatggcaaaaagccCTGCCCCATGGCCAAGAAGAAGCCTGAGGAAGGGGAGAAGCCCCACTCAGGCAAAGACATTAATGGGGAGGCACCATGTGAGAGCCcagagcaggacagcagcagcagcaggaaagcCAAGGCTGACAGCATGGGGGGTTCAAACACCAGGGCCTGTCAGAGCTCAGGGGAGAGCGGGGTGGGGTCCTGCTCAGTAGAGGAAGCTAAGGCCgagggggaggctggggggaCAGGGGACGCTGGTCCCTCCTGCTCATCATCTTCCTCCCAGCCCCAGTGGGGCAGCAAGTCCAAGTTCTTTGAGGACAgtgatgagtcagaggaaggggaggatgCAGAGGAAGatgacagtgaggaggag GACTGCAGTGAAGATGAGGGTGATTACAGCAgtggagaagaggaggatgaggaggaagataGTGATGCTGAGGATGAGATGTGCCTTCCTGGAATGGATGGGAAAGAAGAG CCGGGCGCTGACAGTGGTACCACAGCCGTAGTAGCCCTGATCCGAGGCAAGCAGCTGATCGTTGCGAATGCAGGGGACTCGCGCTGTGTAGTGTCAGAGCGAGGAAAGGCAGTGGACATGTCCTACGACCACAAACCAGAAGACGAGCTGGAGCTGGCCCGAATAAAGAACGCTGGTGGGAAGGTGACCATGGACGGCCGTGTCAACGGAGGACTCAACCTCTCCAGGGCTATTG GAGATCACTTTTACAAACGGAACAAGACTCTTCCTCCAGAGGAGCAGATGATCTCTGCTCTGCCCGACGTCAAAGTACTGACTCTCAATGAAGACCACGACTTCATGGTCATCGCATGCGACGGAATCTG GAATGTCATGAGCAGCCAGGAGGTGGTGGACTTTGTTAGCAAGAGAATAAAGCCTGATGAGAATGGTGATGTCAGACCACTGTCATCGATTGTTGAAGAG CTGTTGGACCACTGCCTGGCACCGGACACCTCTGGGGATGGCACAGGCTGTGACAACATGACTTGCATCATTATCACCTTCTCACCACACCCCTGCAGCAGCCAGGGTGAGGGGGGCAAGAAGCGCAAGCCCGACCAGAGCTATCTGGAAAAGAATGGGAATGACAGCAAGAAGACAAAAACCGAATAA
- the c1h6orf120 gene encoding UPF0669 protein C6orf120 homolog, which translates to MALHWRTLSVVLLLSQALTFLHTLDEDRIPEEWVLLHVVQGHIGAGNYSYLRLNHDGNIILHMQSLKGDADLYVSDKTLRPSFDTYKLQSVTCGQDVVVVPVDFMRPVGIGIYGHPSHQESEFEMKVFYDQTVPEDPFDKSVYFSEEGDKQKRHPHVSEEEFQEEESVLWTILIGILKIVLEILF; encoded by the coding sequence ATGGCACTGCACTGGAGAACCTTGTCTGTGGTGCTCCTCCTGTCTCAAGCCTTGACCTTTCTGCATACCCTAGATGAAGATAGAATCCCAGAGGAATGGGTCCTTCTCCATGTGGTGCAAGGGCACATTGGGGCTGGGAACTACAGCTACCTGAGGTTGAACCATGATGGCAACATCATCCTACACATGCAGAGCCTCAAAGGGGATGCAGATCTCTATGTCTCTGACAAAACCCTGCGCCCCAGCTTTGACACATACAAGCTGCAGTCAGTCACATGTGGCCAGGATGTGGTAGTAGTGCCAGTGGACTTCATGCGTCCTGTGGGCATTGGGATCTATGGGCACCCATCTCACCAAGAAAGCGAGTTTGAAATGAAGGTGTTCTATGATCAGACAGTCCCCGAGGACCCTTTTGATAAGAGTGTGTACTTCTCTGAAGAGGGGGACAAACAGAAGAGGCATCCTCATGTGTCTGAGGAAGAATTTCAGGAAGAGGAGTCTGTCTTATGGACCATTCTGATTGGGATTTTGAAGATAGTGcttgaaattttgttttga